A window from Primulina eburnea isolate SZY01 chromosome 2, ASM2296580v1, whole genome shotgun sequence encodes these proteins:
- the LOC140823585 gene encoding LOW QUALITY PROTEIN: uncharacterized protein (The sequence of the model RefSeq protein was modified relative to this genomic sequence to represent the inferred CDS: deleted 2 bases in 1 codon) has protein sequence MHRVGSAGNTSTSVRTRKEKRLSYVLNDVDGSKHCAGINCLAVLNSTGPDGCDNLFTGSRDGTLKRWTLVESGATCSATFESHVDWVNDTVLTGGNTLVSCSSDATVKVWNGFSDGICVKTLRQHSDYVTCLATPEKNSNVVASGGLGGEVFIWDLEAALAPTSKSTDVTDDDCSTSLNGLGSSLPNTTIRPISSSNNISVHASQSQGYVPVAAKGHKESVYALATNDRGTLLVSGGTEKVVRVWDPRTGSKTMKLRGHTDNIRALLLDSTGRYCLSGSSDSMIRLWDLGQQRCVHSYAVHTDSVWALASTPTFSHVYSGGRDLSLYFTDLATRESVLLCSKEHPISQLALHEDGIWVATTDSTLHKWPAEVHNPMKVFQRGGSFLAGNLSFSRARVSVEGSTPVPVYREPSFTIHGTSAIVQYEILNNRRHVLTKDTSGTVKLWEVTKGVVIKNYGEVSFEKKKEELFEMVSIPAWFTVDTKLGSLSIHLDTPQCFSAEMYSADLEIKGKLEDDKVNLARETLKGLLVHWLNERRHRLGSQTTVNGEIPPVRRSARTLALSRLEGDVNAESDFMVYPPFEFSGSCPPSIVTEGSVGGPWRKKFTSLDGTEDERDLPWWVIDCVLNNRLPPRENTKCSFYLHPCEGSTAQILTQGKLSAPRILRVHKVVNYVVEKMVLDKPVDSINLDGSFAPGLKPWPKLKPSIEITCNNQVLHPEMSLATVRTYIWKKPEDLILNYKVVQGKVRDDILKG, from the exons ATGCACCGTGTTGGCAGTGCAGGGAACACATCTACTTCAGTTCGTACACGCAAAGAAAAGAGGTTGTCCTATGTGTTAAATGATGTAGATGGTTCAAAG CATTGTGCTGGAATAAACTGCCTGGCAGTACTGAATTCAACTGGACCAGATGGGTGTGATAATCTTTTTACTGGCAGTCGTGATGGTACATTAAAGAGATGGACATTGGTTGAAAGTGGTGCTACATGCTCTGCTACATTTGAGTCCCACGTCGACTGG GTCAACGATACAGTTTTGACAGGTGGTAACACCTTAGTTTCTTGCTCCTCAGATGCCACTGTTAAG GTATGGAATGGCTTTTCTGATGGAATATGTGTCAAGACGTTACGGCAGCATTCTGACTATGTCACTTGCCTTGCTACACCAGAAAAAAAT AGTAATGTTGTTGCGTCTGGTGGCCTTGGTGGGGAGGTTTTCATATGGGATCTTGAAGCTGCACTTGCTCCTAcctctaaatcaactgatgtgacTGATGATGATTGTTCAACTAGTCTTAATGGTTTGGGTTCCTCCTTGCCAAATACAACAATTCGGCCCATCAGCTCAAGCAATAATATTTCTGTGCATGCCAGTCAAAGTCAAGGATATGTTCCAGTTGCTGCGAAAGGCCATAAAGAGTCTGTTTATGCATTGGCAACAAATGACAGGGGAACACTGCTTGTTTCTGGTGGAACTGAAAAG GTAGTTCGTGTTTGGGACCCAAGAACTGGTTCGAAAACCATGAAGCTCAGGGGGCACACTGATAATATCAGGGCCCTACTGTTGGATTCCACAGGCAG ATATTGCTTATCTGGGTCCTCTGATTCTATGATTAG GTTATGGGATCTTGGTCAGCAGCGGTGTGTTCATTCCTATGCTGTGCACACAGACTCTGTCTGGGCGCTTGCTAGCACTCCAACATTTAGTCATGTCTATAGTGGTGGGAGAGATCTTTCC TTGTATTTCACAGATTTGGCTACAAGAGAAAGTGTGTTACTTTGTTCAAAAGAACATCCTATATCGCAATTGGCATTGCATGAGGATGGTATATGGGTTGCTACCACTGATTCTACTTTACATAAATGGCCAGCTGAAGTGCACAATCCAATGAAAGTATTTCAAAGAGGAGGTTCATTTTTAGCAGGGAACTTGTCATTTTCAAGGGCAAGGGTTTCAGTGGAAGGGTCTACACCT GTTCCTGTATATAGAGAACCATCTTTTACTATTCATGGAACCTCTGCGATAGTGCAATATGAGATTTTAAATAATAGAAGACATGTCCTGACTAAG GACACGTCTGGTACAGTGAAATTATGGGAAGTTACAAAAGGTGTTGTTATAAAAAACTATGGAGAG GTTTCATTTgagaagaagaaagaagagTTGTTTGAGATG GTCAGTATTCCTGCATGGTTCACGGTGGATACAAAGCTTGGGAGCTTGTCGATACATTTGGACACCCCACAATGCTTTTCTGCTGAGATGTACTCTGCTGATCTCGAAATTAAAGGGAAGCTGGAGGATGACAAG GTTAATTTGGCAAGGGAAACCCTTAAAGGCCTCTTGGTTCATTGGTTAAATGAAAGAAGGCACAGATTGGGATCACAAACGACAGTTAATGGAGAAATTCCACCTGTAAGGAGA TCTGCAAGGACATTAGCCTTATCTCGACTTGAAGGGGATGTTAATGCTGAAAGTGATTTTATGGTTTATCCACCATTTGAATTTTCTGGCTCTTGCCCTCCTTCCATTGTCACTGAAGGCTCTGTAGGTGGCCCATGGAGAAAGAAATTTACTAGCTTGGATGGGACAGAAGATGAGAGAGACTTACCATGGTGGGTTATTGATTGTGTGCTGAATAATCGCCTGCCTCCAAGAGAAAATACCAA GTGTAGCTTCTACTTGCACCCATGTGAAGGCTCTACGGCACAAATCCTTACACAAGGAAAGCTTAGCGCTCCTCGCATTTTACGAGTACATAAG GTTGTCAACTATGTCGTAGAAAAGATGGTCCTTGATAAGCCGGTAGATAGCATAAATTTGGATGGATCATTTGCCCCTGGGTTGAAACCTTGGCCAAAACTCAAGCCTTCTATAGAGATCACGTGCAATAATCAG GTACTACATCCAGAAATGAGCTTAGCCACTGTTCGTACATATATATGGAAGAAACCTGAAGATCTTATTCTTAACTACAAAGTGGTGCAGGGGAAGGTGAGGGATGACATATTGAAG GGTTAG
- the LOC140823586 gene encoding tetraspanin-10-like isoform X2 — translation MSSGMGTSTFIIKWINFLTMLLAVAVIGFGVWMSTHHDSCKRSLTLPVIILGAVILVVSIIGFFGALKKNSIFLWIYLILLCIILLAILVFTVLAFIVTNNGSGHTVAGLRYKEYQLQDYSSWFLKQLNNSHNWEHLKSCLVKSNDCNDLSKKYKTLKQFKSAKLSPIEAGCCRPPSECGYPVVNASFYDLSFHPISSIKDCKLYKNSKNIKCYNCDSCKAGVAQYMKTEWRVVAIFNVILFVVLSMVYFVGCCARRNAAKNRSKL, via the exons atgagctCAGGGATGGGAACAAGCACTTTTATAATCAAATGGATAAACTTTCTGACTATG TTGTTAGCCGTCGCAGTCATAGGTTTTGGTGTGTGGATGAGCACTCATCATGACAGCTGCAAGAGATCTCTTACGCTCCCTGTTATAATTCTTGGTGCTGTAATCTTGGTCGT ATCAATAATTGGATTTTTTGGAGCCTTGAAGAAAAACTCAATCTTCTTGTGGATT TATCTCATCTTGCTTTGCATCATTTTGTTGGCGATTTTGGTCTTCACAGTGTTGGC GTTTATAGTAACAAATAATGGATCTGGTCATACTGTAGCTGGACTTAG GTATAAAGAATATCAACTTCAAGATTACAGTTCCTGGTTTCTTAAACAA CTCAACAATTCCCACAACTGGGAGCACCTGAAGAGTTGTCTTGTCAAGTCCAATGACTGCAACGACCTATCAAAGAAATACAAG ACGCTCAAGCAGTTTAAATCGGCAAAGTTAAGCCCCATTGAAGCTGGATGCTGCCGTCCCCCATCTGA ATGTGGTTATCCTGTGGTGAACGCCTCATTCTACGACTTGAGCTTCCATCCAATCAGTTCAATCAAGGACTGTAAACTTTACAAAAACTCCAAGAATATCAAGTGCTACAATTGCGACTCCTGCAA GGCTGGAGTCGCGCAGTACATGAAAACTGAATGGAGAGTGGTTGCAATCTTCAATGTTATCCTGTTTGTTGTTTTG TCGATGGTCTACTTCGTGGGATGCTGCGCAAGACGAAATGCAGCCAAGAATCGCTCTAAATTGTGA
- the LOC140823586 gene encoding tetraspanin-10-like isoform X1, protein MSSGMGTSTFIIKWINFLTMLLAVAVIGFGVWMSTHHDSCKRSLTLPVIILGAVILVVSIIGFFGALKKNSIFLWIYLILLCIILLAILVFTVLAFIVTNNGSGHTVAGLRYKEYQLQDYSSWFLKQLNNSHNWEHLKSCLVKSNDCNDLSKKYKTLKQFKSAKLSPIEAGCCRPPSECGYPVVNASFYDLSFHPISSIKDCKLYKNSKNIKCYNCDSCKAGVAQYMKTEWRVVAIFNVILFVVLVKLYPSTFSWHKFEAGRIKEKLKFPIVTL, encoded by the exons atgagctCAGGGATGGGAACAAGCACTTTTATAATCAAATGGATAAACTTTCTGACTATG TTGTTAGCCGTCGCAGTCATAGGTTTTGGTGTGTGGATGAGCACTCATCATGACAGCTGCAAGAGATCTCTTACGCTCCCTGTTATAATTCTTGGTGCTGTAATCTTGGTCGT ATCAATAATTGGATTTTTTGGAGCCTTGAAGAAAAACTCAATCTTCTTGTGGATT TATCTCATCTTGCTTTGCATCATTTTGTTGGCGATTTTGGTCTTCACAGTGTTGGC GTTTATAGTAACAAATAATGGATCTGGTCATACTGTAGCTGGACTTAG GTATAAAGAATATCAACTTCAAGATTACAGTTCCTGGTTTCTTAAACAA CTCAACAATTCCCACAACTGGGAGCACCTGAAGAGTTGTCTTGTCAAGTCCAATGACTGCAACGACCTATCAAAGAAATACAAG ACGCTCAAGCAGTTTAAATCGGCAAAGTTAAGCCCCATTGAAGCTGGATGCTGCCGTCCCCCATCTGA ATGTGGTTATCCTGTGGTGAACGCCTCATTCTACGACTTGAGCTTCCATCCAATCAGTTCAATCAAGGACTGTAAACTTTACAAAAACTCCAAGAATATCAAGTGCTACAATTGCGACTCCTGCAA GGCTGGAGTCGCGCAGTACATGAAAACTGAATGGAGAGTGGTTGCAATCTTCAATGTTATCCTGTTTGTTGTTTTGGTAAAGCTCTatccttcaacattttcttGGCATAAGTTCGAAGCTGGTCGCATAAAAGAGAAACTAAAATTTCCGATTGTGACGTTATAA
- the LOC140824784 gene encoding uncharacterized protein, with translation MYNKNSEHKSLGAPPMSPRISFSIDFVEPSHSHSQSHARDPYRDAPVSSDFAFSVSNYSMMSADELISKGRILPYKEGCSGNSSQFSKTTTLRDELQNEEEDGDFSARPPKNPTRWRGFLGLRKPRIGSRKSDQGSSVEKRGSFHYEDINAQCSKNSQESVE, from the exons ATGTACAACAAAAATTCAGAGCACAAATCCCTCGGAGCTCCTCCCATGAGCCCTAGAATCTCTTTCTCCATCGACTTCGTGGAGCCCTCCCACTCCCATTCTCAATCTCACGCCAGGGATCCGTACAGGGATGCTCCCGTTTCATCAGATTTCGCCTTCTCCGTCAGCAATTACTCCATGATGAGCGCCGATGAACTCATCTCCAAGGGCAGGATTCTGCCATACAAGGAGGGATGCAGCGGTAACAGTAGTCAGTTTTCGAAGACGACTACGCTGAGGGATGAGCTGCAGAATGAGGAAGAAGATGGCGATTTCTCGGCGAGGCCGCCGAAGAATCCCACCAGATGGAGAGGGTTTTTAGGGCTTCGGAAGCCGCGCATCGGGTCAAGAAAATCTGATCAAGGTTCTTCTGTTGAGAAACGGGGAAGCTTTCATTATGAAGATATTAATGCCCAATGCAGCAAGAATTCACAG GAATCTGTTGAATGA